The DNA segment TTGTTGTACGGTTTCACTAATTGGCATTAACCCTTCCATTAATACAGCTGCCATTTTTGGAGTTAAAACCAATACAGCTGCCATAACAATGGCAAGATTTAGTGAACTTTTAACATCATATCCAGCCACTAACCCTAATAAGATTCCTACTAATGTTCCTAGAATTGCTGGATCTCCAAATATTCCAAATCTTTTTTGAAATTCTTTTTCATCCAATTTTATTTTGTTTATTCCTGGTATTTTATCCATAATGGCATTCAATACAAACGCGATTGGAGCAAATGAACCTGTGAAAGCATGTGGAATTGATATTCCTGGTAATCCTAATTCTCTCTCCACCATTGGTGCTGTCCTATCTGCTATAACCATAATGATAATCATATTAATCGCTGCCATAATTAGACTGACGATGATGTCATCTGTAATCAGATATACCATTGACCCTGTAAAAGCAAAATGCCAATAGTTCCAAATATCCACGTTTATCGTTTTCGTAGTTTTAGTGAAAAGCATAAGTAAATTTACAACAATACAAACCGGAATTATTAGTACTCCTATTGCTGAACCAAACGCAATTGCACTTGCTGCAGGCCAACCTACATCAAGTACTCGTAAGTTTAACCCAAAGTTTTGAACCATTTGTTCCGCTGCTGGTCCTAAATTGTCAGTCAATAAAGAAATGATAACATTTAATCCTGTAAAACCTATACCGACCATTAAACCTGATTTTAATGCTTTCCCAAATTTAACACCTAGAACTAATGCAAAAACTGTAAAAATGATTGGCATCATTACTGCTGCACCTAGGTTAACTAAATAATTCAAAATTCCCATAATTTACTCCTTTATTTCATTATTTATAGTTTCTAATATTTGTATTTTACTTTCAGACTGCAATAAATCATTTATAAATTGATTGTTTGAAAATAAACTCATTAAATTACTTAACACTTGAACTTGGCTTTCTTTTTCCTTCACTAATAGGAAAAAAAGTAATTTAATCGAAACATCGGCATCGCCGACCATTTCTTTAAACAGAATGGTCTCATCTAATTTAACCACTGCAATAGCTTGTTTTTTGATGTGCATCGCTTCTGTATGTGGTATTGCGATACCACATACTTCTGTTTGTAATCCCGTTGGGTATTTTATTTCTCTTTGCTTCAGTGCTTCTTGATAACTATCATGAACATAGCCCTTTTCAAAAAGATCTTTTGAAATTCGATTAAACAGATCATTTTGTGAATGATAACTCTCATTTAGATATATCAATTCTTCTGAAAACATACAATTCCTCCTACAAATCTAACGTTTTTATTACGTCATCAATTATTTTATCTATACCTATTCCTGTAATTAAGCCCAAGCCAGAAATAACGGGCACACCATATCCATTTCCGCCTTGGGCTGTCGTTACGATTAAATCATGTCCGCTTACAGTTGAAGGTAATTCAGCTAATGAAGTTTGTGTAAATTTTACAGAATCTGCTTTCCCTCTAGCTTCTAAACCATCTTTTAATTTTCTCAAAGCTACCGTACTAGTGGCAATACCTGCTCCACACGCTACAATTATTTTTTTCATTATTTTTTCCTCCTAATTAAATAATTTTTTCAAGTAAATGAAATTTTTTTGTTTTATAAATTCATCAACTTTATATTGATAATCAACTTTTTCATATATTTCTAAAAATAATTCCTTGTATTCTCTTATCGCCTTTTTATCCACGATAATCATAACAATCAATTGAACTTTCCCGAACTCCCATAATATTGGATCTTTTATAATTCCAAAACAGATAGAAGAACGAAAAACTTTTCCATCCATATTATGCGGCACACATACTCCATTGCCAATTTCAGTAGTCGCCATATTTTCTCTAGCAAAAATTGATTCTTTGCATTTTTCATCTATAAAACCAAGGTCATAAATTTTCTCAGCCATTACAGATAAACACTCATTTTTTGTCGCATAATTTAATTCCGAAAAAAATAGTTCTTCATAAAATAAGCTAGAGATAGAAAACTCAGTAGAACCATAAGTTATAAATTCCTGAATTTTTTTAATATCATCATCACTAACAATTGGTGTAATAACTACGTCTGGAATTAGATATTTTTTTGGCAAAGGCACAGTAGATATAATAATATCAACATTTGTAAACTCTATATCATCTAATTGATACATTGCATACACACCGACAACTTTTATATTTGAATTAAGCTTTGACTGAAGTTTAGCTTTTAACAAAACAGAAGTGCCTAATCCGGTTGTACAAACAACTACAGCCCGTATTTCTTTATTTGTTTGAATTGAATTTGCCCTTTCTAGAGCACCGCAGAAATGTAAAGTTAAAAAACCGACTTCATTAACATCAATTTTTATATTAAATGTTTTTTCTAGTGAGCTGGATAAAAGTTTTGCTAATTGCATCGGAAATGGATAATTATTTTTTATTTCTTCAATTAATTCATTATTGATTGGCATATTTAGTCGAATTCTATGCAATGCACTTTCTAAATGCAAAAGTAATCCATTTTTCAAGATGTCATCCTGTCTAAAATCTAATTGATACATTTCATTGATTTCAACCAGGACCCTTTCTAATAGTTCACTTTCAGGAGTCTTTATCCTCTTGCTTAGTGTATCCTCACGTATCAACATTCTTTTTTGACCCAAAAGATGCAAATAAATATTAACTATTTCATTTTCAGGGATATGCAAATTAATTTTGGTTTCTATTTCTTTAGAAATTGACTTTGCACAACGGTATTCGTCAGATTCTTCCTCAATCATATTTGGCTTTTGATCAATACTTCCATTATCTAATCTGAGCCTAGAAATGGCGATTTCGACATGTATAATTAGATTCCTAAAGCCTATATCCGTTATCGGAATACGATGTTTCCTAATGTTCCGGATTACAACTTCTTCGACAGAAACTTTATCTGTAGATGATATGCTGAATATCTTGTCTAAATGCAATTCACTTTGTTCAAGAACTAAATAATCTACAATCAATTGGCGAATGTTCTTTTCTTCCCCTTTTAATTTCAATCCTTTATTTGAAATTTTGGATAGCTGGATGTTATATCTTTGGAGAACATCCTTTACACTATTCATATCCTTTTTCAAAGTTGTTAAACTTACAAATAATTCATCCGCAAAATTTTCTAGAGTATACCCTTTTTCTTCCATACTCAAAACAGCAAATTTTCTGATTATCCATTCAATTCGAGACTGTTGCATATTTGGAATCAAAGCGTCTTTATCTTCATAGTCTTTAAAAACAAACTGGATAGCTTTTTTTGACTCATGAGGAATGGCATAGCCTCTTCCTCTTAAAGACTCGATCTTAT comes from the Carnobacterium sp. 17-4 genome and includes:
- a CDS encoding PTS galactitol transporter subunit IIC; translated protein: MGILNYLVNLGAAVMMPIIFTVFALVLGVKFGKALKSGLMVGIGFTGLNVIISLLTDNLGPAAEQMVQNFGLNLRVLDVGWPAASAIAFGSAIGVLIIPVCIVVNLLMLFTKTTKTINVDIWNYWHFAFTGSMVYLITDDIIVSLIMAAINMIIIMVIADRTAPMVERELGLPGISIPHAFTGSFAPIAFVLNAIMDKIPGINKIKLDEKEFQKRFGIFGDPAILGTLVGILLGLVAGYDVKSSLNLAIVMAAVLVLTPKMAAVLMEGLMPISETVQQKIQEKFKGNSKLYIGLDSAVGVGNPVTLTISLVMVPITILLAFLIPGNEFLPFASLAGLPFMFVLIAPLCRGDFFRTLVVGIIIVSGGLLIGTNIAPIFTEAASAANFSVPEGSSLISSLDYGSSWLPFVIVKISEYKWIGVAVSSVVAIALMYWNRVLIIKEDKV
- a CDS encoding PTS sugar transporter subunit IIA; this translates as MFSEELIYLNESYHSQNDLFNRISKDLFEKGYVHDSYQEALKQREIKYPTGLQTEVCGIAIPHTEAMHIKKQAIAVVKLDETILFKEMVGDADVSIKLLFFLLVKEKESQVQVLSNLMSLFSNNQFINDLLQSESKIQILETINNEIKE
- a CDS encoding PTS sugar transporter subunit IIB gives rise to the protein MKKIIVACGAGIATSTVALRKLKDGLEARGKADSVKFTQTSLAELPSTVSGHDLIVTTAQGGNGYGVPVISGLGLITGIGIDKIIDDVIKTLDL
- a CDS encoding BglG family transcription antiterminator, which produces MVNFSDRQKKILSLLLKSDEYIKSDYIAGELAISKKTVQREINTINMLLTKLKANKIESLRGRGYAIPHESKKAIQFVFKDYEDKDALIPNMQQSRIEWIIRKFAVLSMEEKGYTLENFADELFVSLTTLKKDMNSVKDVLQRYNIQLSKISNKGLKLKGEEKNIRQLIVDYLVLEQSELHLDKIFSISSTDKVSVEEVVIRNIRKHRIPITDIGFRNLIIHVEIAISRLRLDNGSIDQKPNMIEEESDEYRCAKSISKEIETKINLHIPENEIVNIYLHLLGQKRMLIREDTLSKRIKTPESELLERVLVEINEMYQLDFRQDDILKNGLLLHLESALHRIRLNMPINNELIEEIKNNYPFPMQLAKLLSSSLEKTFNIKIDVNEVGFLTLHFCGALERANSIQTNKEIRAVVVCTTGLGTSVLLKAKLQSKLNSNIKVVGVYAMYQLDDIEFTNVDIIISTVPLPKKYLIPDVVITPIVSDDDIKKIQEFITYGSTEFSISSLFYEELFFSELNYATKNECLSVMAEKIYDLGFIDEKCKESIFARENMATTEIGNGVCVPHNMDGKVFRSSICFGIIKDPILWEFGKVQLIVMIIVDKKAIREYKELFLEIYEKVDYQYKVDEFIKQKNFIYLKKLFN